A DNA window from Ornithodoros turicata isolate Travis chromosome 10, ASM3712646v1, whole genome shotgun sequence contains the following coding sequences:
- the LOC135369967 gene encoding urease subunit alpha-like isoform X1, with protein MRLTPKELEGLLVHQAGSLAQKRLARGVLLNHPEAIALIACQVQEMARDGLSLAEVMDRGTQLLGRNQVLPGVPELIEEMTVEATFPDGTKLASLQYPIRRENGDLEQALYGSFLPVPECSVFEKNKACVLERIQPLNQNHLSKEIKALLEAPPGHVIPAKDGDLLLNKNRKTITLRVTNMSDRPIQVGSHYHFIEANKYLVFDREKAYGMRLNVPAGQSIRFEPGDERKVPLVEIAGFKIVRGGNNLCDGEVSPENLPMVMQRVIERGFGHRRQEYCREEHSELTMNRVDYAASYGPTTGDKIQLGDTCLVIEVEKDYANYGDEAKFGGGKVIRDGMGQACCRKSEEVLDTVITNALIIDACLGIVKADIGIKGNKIKAIGKAGNPDIMEMVHPDLVIGCSTEVIAGEGLIVTAGAIDTHVHFICPQLIEQAIAGGITTLIGGGSGPASGTRATTCSPGPECIRNMIQSTDDFPMNFGFTGKGNTSYTQGLAPELVSQVEAGAIGLKLHEDWASTPAAIDACLKVADAYDVQALIHTDTLNESGCLEQTVEAFDGRTIHAYHAEGAGGGHAPDVIAVCGEQNVLPSSTNPTRPYTRNTIDEALDMLIICHHLDKNIKEDLAFAESRIRAETIAAEDVLHDIGAISIYTSDSLAMGRIGEVVSRTWQTADKMKAYRGRLPEDSPQNDNFRVKRYIAKYTINPAIAHGVDEYIGSVQAGKMADLVLWRPSLFGAKPEMVIKGGQVISAQLGLANASIPISEPIVLREMFGALSHSVGNNSVLFVSQVSLDKGIVQQYGVKKALLPVHGSRKVRKADFVYNDCAPTLIVNPETYTVEWLKEEDGKIIYDQLTCPPVDEVPLAQRYFLF; from the exons GTTCAGGAGATGGCCCGGGACGGATTGAGTTTAGCTGAAGTAATGGACAGAGGAACACAGTTATTAG gtagaAATCAAGTGTTACCGGGAGTACCGGAACTGATAGAAGAAATGACGGTCGAAGCTACTTTTCCAGATGGAACGAAGTTG GCTTCCCTACAGTATCCAATCAGACGAGAAAATGGAGACCTGGAGCAAGCCCTTTATGGAAGCTTTCTGCCTGTTCCCGAATGCTCAGTCTTTGAAAAGAACAAG GCCTGTGTTCTGGAGCGCATTCAACCTCTGAACCAAAATCACCTGAGCAAAGAGATAAAGGCCCTGCTGGAGGCACCTCCAGGTCACGTGATTCCCGCCAAAGACGGCGATCTTCTGCTGAACAAGAACAGAAAGACAATCACTTTGAGGGTAACAAACATGAGTGATAGGCCTATACAA GTCGGAAGTCACTACCACTTTATTGAAGCGAACAAATACCTCGTCTTTGATCGTGAAAAGGCTTATGGCATGAGACTT AATGTTCCAGCGGGGCAGTCCATTCGGTTTGAACCTGGAGATGAGCGCAAGGTTCCTCTGGTCGAGATCGCCGGTTTTAA AATCGTACGAGGTGGAAACAATCTGTGTGATGGGGAGGTCAGCCCTGAAAACCTGCCTATGGTCATGCAGAGAGTCATCGAGAGAGGTTTTGGACACAGAAGACAA GAATATTGTCGAGAGGAGCATTCGGAGTTAACAATGAACAGGGTGGACTACGCTGCAAGTTACGGTCCTACAACGGGGGACAAG ATACAACTCGGTGATACGTGTTTGGTTATAGAGGTGGAAAAAGATTACGCAAATTACGGGGATGAAGCCAAGTTCGGAGGTGGGAAG GTAATTCGCGATGGAATGGGTCAGGCATGTTGCCGAAAATCGGAAGAAGTGTTGGACACCGTCATCACTAATGCGCTGATCATAGATGCATGTTTGGGGATAGTAAAAGCTGATATCGGAATAAAG GGAAACAAGATTAAGGCCATCGGAAAAGCGGGCAACCCCGACATCATGGAGATGGTGCATCCGGATCTGGTCATTGGATGCAGCACAGAAGTGATCGCCGGGGAAGGTCTCATAGTGACTGCAGGAGCCATCGATACCCACGTGCATTTCATATGTCCGCAGTTGATAGAACAGGCTATAGCCGGCGGAATCACCACGCTCATTGGCGGAGGATCCGGCCCAGCATCGGGCACTCGGGCAACAACGTGCAGTCCTGGTCCGGAGTGCATCCG CAATATGATCCAAAGTACCGACGATTTTCCAATGAACTTCGGATTCACCG GTAAAGGAAACACGTCCTATACGCAAGGTTTGGCTCCCGAATTGGTCTCCCAAGTCGAAGCTGGTGCAATCGG GTTAAAGTTGCACGAAGACTGGGCCTCAACTCCCGCCGCCATCGATGCGTGTCTGAAGGTCGCCGATGCTTACGACGTTCAG GCACTTATTCACACGGATACACTGAACGAATCTGGATGCCTGGAACAAACAGTGGAAGCCTTTGATGGACGAACAATCCACGCGTACCATGCTGAAGGGGCCGGAGGGGGCCACGCGCCAGACGTGATTGCTGTGTGTGGCGAGCAGAACGTGTTGCCTTCGTCCACGAATCCAACCAGgccgtacacgaggaataccaTAGACGAAGCCTTGGATATGCTCATCATTTGTCATCATCTCGACAA GAATATTAAGGAGGACCTGGCCTTTGCAGAATCTCGGATCCGTGCTGAGACGATCGCGGCCGAAGACGTCCTTCACGATATTGGTGCGATCAGCATCTACACGTCAGACTCGCTG GCAATGGGCCGCATCGGTGAAGTTGTAAGTCGGACGTGGCAGACGGCGGACAAAATGAAAGCGTACCGTGGAAGGCTTCCTGAAGATTCACCGCAGAACGACAATTTCAGGGTGAAGCGATACATAGCAAAATATACAATCAACCCAGCGATAGCACACGGTGTGGACGAATACATCGGTTCTGTGCAG GCTGGAAAAATGGCAGACTTGGTGCTCTGGAGGCCATCTTTGTTCGGAGCAAAGCCGGAAATGGTGATCAAAGGAGGACAAGTGATTAGCGCACAGTTAG GCTTGGCGAACGCATCCATCCCGATCTCGGAACCCATTGTTCTTCGAGAAATGTTTGGTGCTTTAAGCCATTCGGTGGGAAACAACTCTGTACTCTTTGTGTCACAG GTTTCCTTAGACAAAGGCATTGTCCAACAGTACGGCGTGAAAAAGGCATTGCTTCCCGTCCACGGTTCGAGGAAGGTCAGGAAAGCGGACTTTGTGTACAACGACTGCGCTCCCACATTAATAG taaACCCAGAGACTTACACCGTAGAGTGGCTCAAAGAAGAGGACGGAAAAATCATCTACGACCAACTCACTTGCCCTCCCGTCGATGAAGTTCCATTGGCTCAACGGTATTTTCTCTTCTAG
- the LOC135369967 gene encoding urease subunit alpha-like isoform X2, producing the protein MRLTPKELEGLLVHQAGSLAQKRLARGVLLNHPEAIALIACQVQEMARDGLSLAEVMDRGTQLLGRNQVLPGVPELIEEMTVEATFPDGTKLYPIRRENGDLEQALYGSFLPVPECSVFEKNKACVLERIQPLNQNHLSKEIKALLEAPPGHVIPAKDGDLLLNKNRKTITLRVTNMSDRPIQVGSHYHFIEANKYLVFDREKAYGMRLNVPAGQSIRFEPGDERKVPLVEIAGFKIVRGGNNLCDGEVSPENLPMVMQRVIERGFGHRRQEYCREEHSELTMNRVDYAASYGPTTGDKIQLGDTCLVIEVEKDYANYGDEAKFGGGKVIRDGMGQACCRKSEEVLDTVITNALIIDACLGIVKADIGIKGNKIKAIGKAGNPDIMEMVHPDLVIGCSTEVIAGEGLIVTAGAIDTHVHFICPQLIEQAIAGGITTLIGGGSGPASGTRATTCSPGPECIRNMIQSTDDFPMNFGFTGKGNTSYTQGLAPELVSQVEAGAIGLKLHEDWASTPAAIDACLKVADAYDVQALIHTDTLNESGCLEQTVEAFDGRTIHAYHAEGAGGGHAPDVIAVCGEQNVLPSSTNPTRPYTRNTIDEALDMLIICHHLDKNIKEDLAFAESRIRAETIAAEDVLHDIGAISIYTSDSLAMGRIGEVVSRTWQTADKMKAYRGRLPEDSPQNDNFRVKRYIAKYTINPAIAHGVDEYIGSVQAGKMADLVLWRPSLFGAKPEMVIKGGQVISAQLGLANASIPISEPIVLREMFGALSHSVGNNSVLFVSQVSLDKGIVQQYGVKKALLPVHGSRKVRKADFVYNDCAPTLIVNPETYTVEWLKEEDGKIIYDQLTCPPVDEVPLAQRYFLF; encoded by the exons GTTCAGGAGATGGCCCGGGACGGATTGAGTTTAGCTGAAGTAATGGACAGAGGAACACAGTTATTAG gtagaAATCAAGTGTTACCGGGAGTACCGGAACTGATAGAAGAAATGACGGTCGAAGCTACTTTTCCAGATGGAACGAAGTTG TATCCAATCAGACGAGAAAATGGAGACCTGGAGCAAGCCCTTTATGGAAGCTTTCTGCCTGTTCCCGAATGCTCAGTCTTTGAAAAGAACAAG GCCTGTGTTCTGGAGCGCATTCAACCTCTGAACCAAAATCACCTGAGCAAAGAGATAAAGGCCCTGCTGGAGGCACCTCCAGGTCACGTGATTCCCGCCAAAGACGGCGATCTTCTGCTGAACAAGAACAGAAAGACAATCACTTTGAGGGTAACAAACATGAGTGATAGGCCTATACAA GTCGGAAGTCACTACCACTTTATTGAAGCGAACAAATACCTCGTCTTTGATCGTGAAAAGGCTTATGGCATGAGACTT AATGTTCCAGCGGGGCAGTCCATTCGGTTTGAACCTGGAGATGAGCGCAAGGTTCCTCTGGTCGAGATCGCCGGTTTTAA AATCGTACGAGGTGGAAACAATCTGTGTGATGGGGAGGTCAGCCCTGAAAACCTGCCTATGGTCATGCAGAGAGTCATCGAGAGAGGTTTTGGACACAGAAGACAA GAATATTGTCGAGAGGAGCATTCGGAGTTAACAATGAACAGGGTGGACTACGCTGCAAGTTACGGTCCTACAACGGGGGACAAG ATACAACTCGGTGATACGTGTTTGGTTATAGAGGTGGAAAAAGATTACGCAAATTACGGGGATGAAGCCAAGTTCGGAGGTGGGAAG GTAATTCGCGATGGAATGGGTCAGGCATGTTGCCGAAAATCGGAAGAAGTGTTGGACACCGTCATCACTAATGCGCTGATCATAGATGCATGTTTGGGGATAGTAAAAGCTGATATCGGAATAAAG GGAAACAAGATTAAGGCCATCGGAAAAGCGGGCAACCCCGACATCATGGAGATGGTGCATCCGGATCTGGTCATTGGATGCAGCACAGAAGTGATCGCCGGGGAAGGTCTCATAGTGACTGCAGGAGCCATCGATACCCACGTGCATTTCATATGTCCGCAGTTGATAGAACAGGCTATAGCCGGCGGAATCACCACGCTCATTGGCGGAGGATCCGGCCCAGCATCGGGCACTCGGGCAACAACGTGCAGTCCTGGTCCGGAGTGCATCCG CAATATGATCCAAAGTACCGACGATTTTCCAATGAACTTCGGATTCACCG GTAAAGGAAACACGTCCTATACGCAAGGTTTGGCTCCCGAATTGGTCTCCCAAGTCGAAGCTGGTGCAATCGG GTTAAAGTTGCACGAAGACTGGGCCTCAACTCCCGCCGCCATCGATGCGTGTCTGAAGGTCGCCGATGCTTACGACGTTCAG GCACTTATTCACACGGATACACTGAACGAATCTGGATGCCTGGAACAAACAGTGGAAGCCTTTGATGGACGAACAATCCACGCGTACCATGCTGAAGGGGCCGGAGGGGGCCACGCGCCAGACGTGATTGCTGTGTGTGGCGAGCAGAACGTGTTGCCTTCGTCCACGAATCCAACCAGgccgtacacgaggaataccaTAGACGAAGCCTTGGATATGCTCATCATTTGTCATCATCTCGACAA GAATATTAAGGAGGACCTGGCCTTTGCAGAATCTCGGATCCGTGCTGAGACGATCGCGGCCGAAGACGTCCTTCACGATATTGGTGCGATCAGCATCTACACGTCAGACTCGCTG GCAATGGGCCGCATCGGTGAAGTTGTAAGTCGGACGTGGCAGACGGCGGACAAAATGAAAGCGTACCGTGGAAGGCTTCCTGAAGATTCACCGCAGAACGACAATTTCAGGGTGAAGCGATACATAGCAAAATATACAATCAACCCAGCGATAGCACACGGTGTGGACGAATACATCGGTTCTGTGCAG GCTGGAAAAATGGCAGACTTGGTGCTCTGGAGGCCATCTTTGTTCGGAGCAAAGCCGGAAATGGTGATCAAAGGAGGACAAGTGATTAGCGCACAGTTAG GCTTGGCGAACGCATCCATCCCGATCTCGGAACCCATTGTTCTTCGAGAAATGTTTGGTGCTTTAAGCCATTCGGTGGGAAACAACTCTGTACTCTTTGTGTCACAG GTTTCCTTAGACAAAGGCATTGTCCAACAGTACGGCGTGAAAAAGGCATTGCTTCCCGTCCACGGTTCGAGGAAGGTCAGGAAAGCGGACTTTGTGTACAACGACTGCGCTCCCACATTAATAG taaACCCAGAGACTTACACCGTAGAGTGGCTCAAAGAAGAGGACGGAAAAATCATCTACGACCAACTCACTTGCCCTCCCGTCGATGAAGTTCCATTGGCTCAACGGTATTTTCTCTTCTAG
- the LOC135369967 gene encoding urease subunit alpha-like isoform X4 produces MARDGLSLAEVMDRGTQLLGRNQVLPGVPELIEEMTVEATFPDGTKLASLQYPIRRENGDLEQALYGSFLPVPECSVFEKNKACVLERIQPLNQNHLSKEIKALLEAPPGHVIPAKDGDLLLNKNRKTITLRVTNMSDRPIQVGSHYHFIEANKYLVFDREKAYGMRLNVPAGQSIRFEPGDERKVPLVEIAGFKIVRGGNNLCDGEVSPENLPMVMQRVIERGFGHRRQEYCREEHSELTMNRVDYAASYGPTTGDKIQLGDTCLVIEVEKDYANYGDEAKFGGGKVIRDGMGQACCRKSEEVLDTVITNALIIDACLGIVKADIGIKGNKIKAIGKAGNPDIMEMVHPDLVIGCSTEVIAGEGLIVTAGAIDTHVHFICPQLIEQAIAGGITTLIGGGSGPASGTRATTCSPGPECIRNMIQSTDDFPMNFGFTGKGNTSYTQGLAPELVSQVEAGAIGLKLHEDWASTPAAIDACLKVADAYDVQALIHTDTLNESGCLEQTVEAFDGRTIHAYHAEGAGGGHAPDVIAVCGEQNVLPSSTNPTRPYTRNTIDEALDMLIICHHLDKNIKEDLAFAESRIRAETIAAEDVLHDIGAISIYTSDSLAMGRIGEVVSRTWQTADKMKAYRGRLPEDSPQNDNFRVKRYIAKYTINPAIAHGVDEYIGSVQAGKMADLVLWRPSLFGAKPEMVIKGGQVISAQLGLANASIPISEPIVLREMFGALSHSVGNNSVLFVSQVSLDKGIVQQYGVKKALLPVHGSRKVRKADFVYNDCAPTLIVNPETYTVEWLKEEDGKIIYDQLTCPPVDEVPLAQRYFLF; encoded by the exons ATGGCCCGGGACGGATTGAGTTTAGCTGAAGTAATGGACAGAGGAACACAGTTATTAG gtagaAATCAAGTGTTACCGGGAGTACCGGAACTGATAGAAGAAATGACGGTCGAAGCTACTTTTCCAGATGGAACGAAGTTG GCTTCCCTACAGTATCCAATCAGACGAGAAAATGGAGACCTGGAGCAAGCCCTTTATGGAAGCTTTCTGCCTGTTCCCGAATGCTCAGTCTTTGAAAAGAACAAG GCCTGTGTTCTGGAGCGCATTCAACCTCTGAACCAAAATCACCTGAGCAAAGAGATAAAGGCCCTGCTGGAGGCACCTCCAGGTCACGTGATTCCCGCCAAAGACGGCGATCTTCTGCTGAACAAGAACAGAAAGACAATCACTTTGAGGGTAACAAACATGAGTGATAGGCCTATACAA GTCGGAAGTCACTACCACTTTATTGAAGCGAACAAATACCTCGTCTTTGATCGTGAAAAGGCTTATGGCATGAGACTT AATGTTCCAGCGGGGCAGTCCATTCGGTTTGAACCTGGAGATGAGCGCAAGGTTCCTCTGGTCGAGATCGCCGGTTTTAA AATCGTACGAGGTGGAAACAATCTGTGTGATGGGGAGGTCAGCCCTGAAAACCTGCCTATGGTCATGCAGAGAGTCATCGAGAGAGGTTTTGGACACAGAAGACAA GAATATTGTCGAGAGGAGCATTCGGAGTTAACAATGAACAGGGTGGACTACGCTGCAAGTTACGGTCCTACAACGGGGGACAAG ATACAACTCGGTGATACGTGTTTGGTTATAGAGGTGGAAAAAGATTACGCAAATTACGGGGATGAAGCCAAGTTCGGAGGTGGGAAG GTAATTCGCGATGGAATGGGTCAGGCATGTTGCCGAAAATCGGAAGAAGTGTTGGACACCGTCATCACTAATGCGCTGATCATAGATGCATGTTTGGGGATAGTAAAAGCTGATATCGGAATAAAG GGAAACAAGATTAAGGCCATCGGAAAAGCGGGCAACCCCGACATCATGGAGATGGTGCATCCGGATCTGGTCATTGGATGCAGCACAGAAGTGATCGCCGGGGAAGGTCTCATAGTGACTGCAGGAGCCATCGATACCCACGTGCATTTCATATGTCCGCAGTTGATAGAACAGGCTATAGCCGGCGGAATCACCACGCTCATTGGCGGAGGATCCGGCCCAGCATCGGGCACTCGGGCAACAACGTGCAGTCCTGGTCCGGAGTGCATCCG CAATATGATCCAAAGTACCGACGATTTTCCAATGAACTTCGGATTCACCG GTAAAGGAAACACGTCCTATACGCAAGGTTTGGCTCCCGAATTGGTCTCCCAAGTCGAAGCTGGTGCAATCGG GTTAAAGTTGCACGAAGACTGGGCCTCAACTCCCGCCGCCATCGATGCGTGTCTGAAGGTCGCCGATGCTTACGACGTTCAG GCACTTATTCACACGGATACACTGAACGAATCTGGATGCCTGGAACAAACAGTGGAAGCCTTTGATGGACGAACAATCCACGCGTACCATGCTGAAGGGGCCGGAGGGGGCCACGCGCCAGACGTGATTGCTGTGTGTGGCGAGCAGAACGTGTTGCCTTCGTCCACGAATCCAACCAGgccgtacacgaggaataccaTAGACGAAGCCTTGGATATGCTCATCATTTGTCATCATCTCGACAA GAATATTAAGGAGGACCTGGCCTTTGCAGAATCTCGGATCCGTGCTGAGACGATCGCGGCCGAAGACGTCCTTCACGATATTGGTGCGATCAGCATCTACACGTCAGACTCGCTG GCAATGGGCCGCATCGGTGAAGTTGTAAGTCGGACGTGGCAGACGGCGGACAAAATGAAAGCGTACCGTGGAAGGCTTCCTGAAGATTCACCGCAGAACGACAATTTCAGGGTGAAGCGATACATAGCAAAATATACAATCAACCCAGCGATAGCACACGGTGTGGACGAATACATCGGTTCTGTGCAG GCTGGAAAAATGGCAGACTTGGTGCTCTGGAGGCCATCTTTGTTCGGAGCAAAGCCGGAAATGGTGATCAAAGGAGGACAAGTGATTAGCGCACAGTTAG GCTTGGCGAACGCATCCATCCCGATCTCGGAACCCATTGTTCTTCGAGAAATGTTTGGTGCTTTAAGCCATTCGGTGGGAAACAACTCTGTACTCTTTGTGTCACAG GTTTCCTTAGACAAAGGCATTGTCCAACAGTACGGCGTGAAAAAGGCATTGCTTCCCGTCCACGGTTCGAGGAAGGTCAGGAAAGCGGACTTTGTGTACAACGACTGCGCTCCCACATTAATAG taaACCCAGAGACTTACACCGTAGAGTGGCTCAAAGAAGAGGACGGAAAAATCATCTACGACCAACTCACTTGCCCTCCCGTCGATGAAGTTCCATTGGCTCAACGGTATTTTCTCTTCTAG
- the LOC135369967 gene encoding urease subunit alpha-like isoform X3, giving the protein MRLTPKELEGLLVHQAGSLAQKRLARGVLLNHPEAIALIACQVQEMARDGLSLAEVMDRGTQLLGRNQVLPGVPELIEEMTVEATFPDGTKLASLQYPIRRENGDLEQALYGSFLPVPECSVFEKNKACVLERIQPLNQNHLSKEIKALLEAPPGHVIPAKDGDLLLNKNRKTITLRVGSHYHFIEANKYLVFDREKAYGMRLNVPAGQSIRFEPGDERKVPLVEIAGFKIVRGGNNLCDGEVSPENLPMVMQRVIERGFGHRRQEYCREEHSELTMNRVDYAASYGPTTGDKIQLGDTCLVIEVEKDYANYGDEAKFGGGKVIRDGMGQACCRKSEEVLDTVITNALIIDACLGIVKADIGIKGNKIKAIGKAGNPDIMEMVHPDLVIGCSTEVIAGEGLIVTAGAIDTHVHFICPQLIEQAIAGGITTLIGGGSGPASGTRATTCSPGPECIRNMIQSTDDFPMNFGFTGKGNTSYTQGLAPELVSQVEAGAIGLKLHEDWASTPAAIDACLKVADAYDVQALIHTDTLNESGCLEQTVEAFDGRTIHAYHAEGAGGGHAPDVIAVCGEQNVLPSSTNPTRPYTRNTIDEALDMLIICHHLDKNIKEDLAFAESRIRAETIAAEDVLHDIGAISIYTSDSLAMGRIGEVVSRTWQTADKMKAYRGRLPEDSPQNDNFRVKRYIAKYTINPAIAHGVDEYIGSVQAGKMADLVLWRPSLFGAKPEMVIKGGQVISAQLGLANASIPISEPIVLREMFGALSHSVGNNSVLFVSQVSLDKGIVQQYGVKKALLPVHGSRKVRKADFVYNDCAPTLIVNPETYTVEWLKEEDGKIIYDQLTCPPVDEVPLAQRYFLF; this is encoded by the exons GTTCAGGAGATGGCCCGGGACGGATTGAGTTTAGCTGAAGTAATGGACAGAGGAACACAGTTATTAG gtagaAATCAAGTGTTACCGGGAGTACCGGAACTGATAGAAGAAATGACGGTCGAAGCTACTTTTCCAGATGGAACGAAGTTG GCTTCCCTACAGTATCCAATCAGACGAGAAAATGGAGACCTGGAGCAAGCCCTTTATGGAAGCTTTCTGCCTGTTCCCGAATGCTCAGTCTTTGAAAAGAACAAG GCCTGTGTTCTGGAGCGCATTCAACCTCTGAACCAAAATCACCTGAGCAAAGAGATAAAGGCCCTGCTGGAGGCACCTCCAGGTCACGTGATTCCCGCCAAAGACGGCGATCTTCTGCTGAACAAGAACAGAAAGACAATCACTTTGAGG GTCGGAAGTCACTACCACTTTATTGAAGCGAACAAATACCTCGTCTTTGATCGTGAAAAGGCTTATGGCATGAGACTT AATGTTCCAGCGGGGCAGTCCATTCGGTTTGAACCTGGAGATGAGCGCAAGGTTCCTCTGGTCGAGATCGCCGGTTTTAA AATCGTACGAGGTGGAAACAATCTGTGTGATGGGGAGGTCAGCCCTGAAAACCTGCCTATGGTCATGCAGAGAGTCATCGAGAGAGGTTTTGGACACAGAAGACAA GAATATTGTCGAGAGGAGCATTCGGAGTTAACAATGAACAGGGTGGACTACGCTGCAAGTTACGGTCCTACAACGGGGGACAAG ATACAACTCGGTGATACGTGTTTGGTTATAGAGGTGGAAAAAGATTACGCAAATTACGGGGATGAAGCCAAGTTCGGAGGTGGGAAG GTAATTCGCGATGGAATGGGTCAGGCATGTTGCCGAAAATCGGAAGAAGTGTTGGACACCGTCATCACTAATGCGCTGATCATAGATGCATGTTTGGGGATAGTAAAAGCTGATATCGGAATAAAG GGAAACAAGATTAAGGCCATCGGAAAAGCGGGCAACCCCGACATCATGGAGATGGTGCATCCGGATCTGGTCATTGGATGCAGCACAGAAGTGATCGCCGGGGAAGGTCTCATAGTGACTGCAGGAGCCATCGATACCCACGTGCATTTCATATGTCCGCAGTTGATAGAACAGGCTATAGCCGGCGGAATCACCACGCTCATTGGCGGAGGATCCGGCCCAGCATCGGGCACTCGGGCAACAACGTGCAGTCCTGGTCCGGAGTGCATCCG CAATATGATCCAAAGTACCGACGATTTTCCAATGAACTTCGGATTCACCG GTAAAGGAAACACGTCCTATACGCAAGGTTTGGCTCCCGAATTGGTCTCCCAAGTCGAAGCTGGTGCAATCGG GTTAAAGTTGCACGAAGACTGGGCCTCAACTCCCGCCGCCATCGATGCGTGTCTGAAGGTCGCCGATGCTTACGACGTTCAG GCACTTATTCACACGGATACACTGAACGAATCTGGATGCCTGGAACAAACAGTGGAAGCCTTTGATGGACGAACAATCCACGCGTACCATGCTGAAGGGGCCGGAGGGGGCCACGCGCCAGACGTGATTGCTGTGTGTGGCGAGCAGAACGTGTTGCCTTCGTCCACGAATCCAACCAGgccgtacacgaggaataccaTAGACGAAGCCTTGGATATGCTCATCATTTGTCATCATCTCGACAA GAATATTAAGGAGGACCTGGCCTTTGCAGAATCTCGGATCCGTGCTGAGACGATCGCGGCCGAAGACGTCCTTCACGATATTGGTGCGATCAGCATCTACACGTCAGACTCGCTG GCAATGGGCCGCATCGGTGAAGTTGTAAGTCGGACGTGGCAGACGGCGGACAAAATGAAAGCGTACCGTGGAAGGCTTCCTGAAGATTCACCGCAGAACGACAATTTCAGGGTGAAGCGATACATAGCAAAATATACAATCAACCCAGCGATAGCACACGGTGTGGACGAATACATCGGTTCTGTGCAG GCTGGAAAAATGGCAGACTTGGTGCTCTGGAGGCCATCTTTGTTCGGAGCAAAGCCGGAAATGGTGATCAAAGGAGGACAAGTGATTAGCGCACAGTTAG GCTTGGCGAACGCATCCATCCCGATCTCGGAACCCATTGTTCTTCGAGAAATGTTTGGTGCTTTAAGCCATTCGGTGGGAAACAACTCTGTACTCTTTGTGTCACAG GTTTCCTTAGACAAAGGCATTGTCCAACAGTACGGCGTGAAAAAGGCATTGCTTCCCGTCCACGGTTCGAGGAAGGTCAGGAAAGCGGACTTTGTGTACAACGACTGCGCTCCCACATTAATAG taaACCCAGAGACTTACACCGTAGAGTGGCTCAAAGAAGAGGACGGAAAAATCATCTACGACCAACTCACTTGCCCTCCCGTCGATGAAGTTCCATTGGCTCAACGGTATTTTCTCTTCTAG